From the genome of Papaver somniferum cultivar HN1 unplaced genomic scaffold, ASM357369v1 unplaced-scaffold_10, whole genome shotgun sequence:
tttctatataatCACAAGTTCACCACCCTTGCAGACAGCTTGCAAGTTGAAACGTAAGTGGATGCCACGTTCAGCTAGTTCATGACTTCATCATATACGTATTCATGCATGACTCAGGTTAATTAACTCGTATATGTGTTCTTTCTTGCCGACGTTGGTACTTAGAACAACTCACCAAGCACTATTGCTCAtagttctatatttttttttaattaagatCATGCGCATTGCTGTAACTTACCCTAATAAGCATTGAAAATATAGCATTAGCAGCATCGACGAATAACGTGGTTAGTGGTTACCCATTCAGgaaattttgggtgatgattcgatcgaATACGTGCTCCACGATCATTCTTCAGCTCTATTATGCCAATCCAATTGACACCTTGCATCTCTGAAACTGGTACGTAATACGTGTTACTCTTTGTGTCATGTTCTGATAATGTAGACTAAATTATTAGACAACTGTAAAACCTTGTAGCTTCTTTCCGAATCAGAGCTATATGTCTATATATCTATGTCCATGTATCCAACAAATATCCGTGGAAAGCTAAGGTAATAGAAATTAATAGTAGTAGAAATTCTAATTTCATTTTGCAAGTCGTCTTTCCAAATCATCACCTCAACCTACATCAGAAATGGAGAAGGTGGTATGCGTTGAAGAACAACTATACAAAGAAATGGAAAAACTTCAAGCAACTGATGCAAAAGTCTGGACAGAAGAGGAATTGCCTGCTGGTCTAATTCGTGAACGTATACCAAAACACGTAGCGGTAATGCTGGACGGCAACAGAAGGTGGGCAAAACAGAAAGGTTTGGAACCTATGTTAGGTCATCACGGGTCATCTCATAGTCTGAAACTAGTTGCTGAATTATGTTGCAAATGGGGAATTAAGGTCTTAACAGTATTTGCATTCTCAACTGGGAATTGGGTTCGACCTAAAGTTGAGGTTGACTTCTTAATGAAAGCCTTTGAAATAAGTTGTGAGAGGGACCTGGAGGTTTATATCAGGAACAAGGTACGAGTATCTTTCATAGGGGATCGACTGAAGCTACCAATTGCACTACAAAAAGTGTTTGAAGAGACAACAGAAGCCACGAAGAATTACACGAGACTTCATGTGATTGTGGGAGTTAACTATGGCGGGAGAGAAGACATCATACAAGCATGTCAAAGTATGTGTCTCAAAGCAAAAGATAATCTCATCCAACCAGAAGACGTCGATGAAAATTTACTTAATCAAGAACTTGAAACAAAATGTACCGAATTCCCTTACCCCGATTTACTTATCAGAACTAGTGGGGAACGTAGGATCAGTAACTTCTTAATGTGGCAATTAGCTTATACTGAACTTTACTTTGAAGAATGTCTTTGGCCTGATTTCGGCGAGAAAGAATTTGTTAAGGCATTAAAATCATTTCAAGAAAGACGGAGACGGTACGGAGGAGATGATGAAGATAATTTGGGTGAGGAGGTTTATACTCAATCTCAGCCAATTATCGAGGAATATGGTAAGCATTTCATTCATTCAAGCAAGTAATCAAATCTTCCATGTTGGCAAGTTCAAGTATATATATGTAATTGTGTTATTTCTCTTTCAAGCTTTTGGTTGTACGTCCccattctatttttatttttatttttaaatatcggTTTTTTAATAAAGGGAATCTTAAATGTGGTTGTCCTTAGTTGACAAAAATGTTATTATGTTGACAAGAATTAGTGTGATATGATCGACATGGCACCACCTTTGCTGGTGTATTTTGACAGCAATACACTCATAAAAGACACCGGAGGCATAAATTGCAGGAAACCAATATTTTTGCAAGAAACTCAGAGTCTTGTCTAGTTTCCGTAATGCTTTTTAGGAGTAATAAATTTAACACCTTCACTTGTGCTGCAAGCAAGGAGAGGAATCCACACATGGGTTCACTGCAATTTGATGTCATTATCTTGTTTTAGCTTTTTGGGATCTCACTCTGAGACACCACAATTATGAACAAATGCTCTAAATTTCTACTGTTTCCCTTTACCAACATTACACTGCTATCCTTTTCTCAGTCAAACAAGGAATAAACTCCAATTTTCATACCACCAATGGACCACACCACAGCATTCTATGCACTTTGTACTAACAACAAATAAACTCTTTCTTTATCTTGTATCTTGAAGTGATGGATTTTGCAAGTAAAACAGCCACATGAAGTAGTAACAAGAGTTTTGTAGTTGTTGGTTCTTGAGTATCATCTTTTGTGCTTGTTCACAAGCTTTTTGAACTTGTTGGGAAATGTTGAATTTAAGCTTCACTTCTCAATTATTCTGCTTTTCTATGAACAAATGCCATTCACTTGTCTTCTaaatttgatttctttctttGTATTTTCACATGTTTCACCATGATAAAATCGTTATCATACTTCTCTGAAACGCAGAAAAAATTCAagatttatcaagtaaacaggaacaaTGTTAAAAACTTTAAACATGACAATGGGCTCCTTCATTACCTATCTCGTATTTGAGCATCCAAGATTGATGTGTCAATTCAAGAAATTGGTGGAAGTATTGTCGGCcttggtttaaaaataaaatgctAAGGCCCTCACATGATGATCAAAGTGACGAAGGCTACGCGGGAAAGAATGATGACAGAGCTGTTCAAATACCCTGGTTTTGGTGTTATATGCCCAAACATACTTCCTGCAACTAAGTATAACCACATTTTTGTCAACTGGACTGAAACCTACAACCTCGAtatcattaataaaatctttccaACCTGATCCATCAATCAACTGAGATTCCAATTCTGCTAACTGATCATGAAGTATAATATCATCGTGCAACATATACCAGTGATTTCCATCAAGCACCCAAACACTCAATCTCTCCTCTAATTTCTTGAACCTAGCCAAACAAATCAATCCTTCAGACTCCCCAAGAGATTCACTCAACCAGTTGATCTCATCACCATTCATTTCAAGCTCAGGCATATTGATCAACCTACATTCATGGTTGGTGTTGTTCCGGTTAACACTGACAGCTAGAATTTTGTAGTTTCGCTTTTGAAACCAGTAGAAAACACCATTATACGTAACAAAATTGTCAGAATTACCGAGTTTCCAAGTAGCAGTCAGAGGACGTGAAACATGGTAAACATTCCATTCACCCACATCAGAAGAAAACATTTCAACTTTAAATTCTTTTGTTGGAGCTTCAAACTTCGGTATACGAACACCCTTGTAACTCGTAGGTTCCAAAAAACATTCACTATTACACATAAAACCAGTCACAACCCGAGTATGTGTTGGATCATTATACATAGAGGCAGCCAGAAACTGATAAATATTATTTCGAGGTGGCGGAGGAAGCAAAACACATTTCTGAGTGAGTGGATTACATGCATAATAACTCTCCTGACGAACTAAGGAGCAGAGAACCAAACCATTACTCGAACTTAAAATGCACATATTGTTATCGACTACTTCATGTAAGAATCTAAAAGAAAACCCATGATGAGATACATATCGTGAATGTAAATCAGGAAATTCACATCGTAATTTTCGGTTATATGAATCTTCAGGTAAAGGAACTTCATGAACAAATCCCCATGGGAGTGATGCAATGTTGAGTTTATACCATTTGTtaagaaaactagggtttgagagaATTGAAAACCAGAGCTTTGAAACACACCTGAATTTGAAGATTGAATCGAGAGTAAGTCGAAGAAAGATTTCATACCAAATATCATCTGTTAAATGCTTTCGATTGATTCTCTTAATTGAAGAAGAATTCTCCATAGTTTCTGATAGTTGCTGAGAGATTGGGAGGAGAGGAGTAGTGAATTGGGAATTGGGGATCTTAATACATTTTTCCTTACTGGGCTTGCAATAATTGTCAATCGTTTAGACTGACCTAGAGTTTTGAACACGTCCAAAACTGATTCTCACATTTTAGTTGACAGACCCACTTCACCCCACCCCACCTCCCGAGGATAGCAGGGACCTACCAGTGTGTCAGTCGGTTTTAGGTTCGTCCAAAGCAGGGACCTACCAGTGTGTCAGTCGGTTTTAGGTTCGTCCAAAACCCTCTGTCTATTAAGCATTTGCGTTCTTTTATTTGTTGGTTAGGTTTTCTCATTTAAACTGATTTGGTGTGGCTAGGAAAATATATTAAATAGGTGCAGCAAGATAAGAAATATGTGTCGATTTTATTtatattcttctttttaatttCGATGAAAACATGTGCAAAAAGGTTGCTTCTTTGAGCAAACTCGGTTCCACCTTCTTAGGGATCGATCTTTTTAAAGTGTATTGAGAATGAAAGGATGAATAATTGGGTATATACGAATGTGATATCGCCCACGTCGTCCGGTCCATTTGAAGGATGGATTTTAAATTTTACATACGTCCAATACAGTATCCATTGGATTTGACATCCGCAGGTGCCAAAGCTATCTTTTCGCCAAAGTGTGAACAAAAAGTAAATTATCGTGAATAAAATTGTTGAGGTCTTTAACAGGGGCGGAACTACATCCAGGATTCCCCTGGATGGAGCCACCCCAAAAGCCCAATCAGCCATTTTTTGACTATCTAATTTTTGTTGGATCTTAAACTCTTTGGAAATTTTAGGCTTAAGACCGGGGTCAAATGACAGTCAAACATGGGGTAAATGAGAATTCTAGTTCCCCCGGTCTTTAATATCCAATAATGATGACTAATTTAAGAACCATTCTTTTGCTAGATGTTAACTTAAGAACTAATCAATCTATCCATATGAATATTTTGAGTACACTTTCATAGGTATTTTCCTCAACTCAAGTAGGAGAACTTTATatgcctatgaagttttgtttgtCTCGGGGAGGAATAGGGCTTCCTATCGAGCGTTCAAGTGGATAGCCAGCGATAGAGTCTATAACGCTAAATACTTCCAACAGTTCTTTCTCTGTCGTTTATAAAATAAGTGAATTTAGACTAGAATTTTTTCCACACCGAAATatctataaaaaaataaaaaaaattgaatctcAGAAATCTTCAAATGGCAGAATTTaaaacccaacttgatttttctagAGTAGTACTAGAATTTATTGTCAAAAAGATACatgatagttataaagaaatagaTAAAAAGCAAACAACTCTTCAATTTTTGGATAATAACCAAGTGAAACCAGCAACTAAAAGACAAAGAAGAGGTCAAAACAAGGAAAATCGAGGCAAAGGCAATCAAAAATTTAAAAGTTAACCATACCGGTCAGATAAACAAAGGAAAATTTCCAGAAGAACTCATTGAGCGGAAGTTTcttcaaacaaaaaaaacccaggaagtcaaaaattatcaaaaaaaaaaaacaaaggaagTCAAAGATTGTTAAaaaaatttattgaagtttttatttaaacttttgttgtctaagtttatatcttataAAATGGTGCTATGTTATTATTTAGTTCAATGTTTATGTCTTGTTAAATGGCGCAGTTGTTAATGAATTCGATAAACAAGAAGTATTGTTGAAAATTAGACTTATATTTTTAATTCATCGATATTTATATTTTAAAAGTTCCCGAAACAAAAAAATCCATACGAAATATGATCACCCTCATCAAGGATATGTAATATGGCGTTTTGCCGGTATCAGAGCATGCCATAGAGAAACTAGTGAGTTATTGGGCTAGGATTACACCAACGGTCTGGATTTGCTCAGGGAGGCAGTTCCAGTAGCCTCAGACTTGTCATGGGCAGATCCGGGCCCATTGCCTTGTATCATactagaaaagaaagaaaaaaaaaagagaaaactctaacaaacaaacaaacaaaagaatAATATCCCCACCAACTCACTATCCCTCTCCTCAAAGTAATTATGGCGTTCTTTAATGCTTGTGATTTAGAGTTGCCAAGTACAGAGGAGATTGATTGTTTTCAGTAGATGgttaggccggttcctatggtaACGAGTATGTTTGTTATTTTGCCATGTCAGATGGACTGGAAAATGGTGCACGGGTCGAGTTTCCACCTAGCGGTCGAGACTACACCGTTAGATTACCTAGCGGTGTAATCTCGACGTTCACGGTCGGTGCTCTGTCGTCTGTAAATACCCTTGTTCCTATCAGTTTTCGTTCACAAAACAAAAATTCTTTCTTCCCTTCTCTAAAGAGCAGACCAGAGCAAATTTTTAAAAATGAGTTCCAAAAAAtaaagacaaagaaaaagaaacaggaaGGAAAAAAGGAAAATCTGTTGCAGATAGTGATATCGTATGGATTCAGGATAAAGAGCACGAGTTCGCTAATGTTAGGCAACTAGTTGGATCTGTTGTAACATTTACGCATTTATGTAACCATCCCGAGAGATTTTTTTTACCTAAAGtaagaggtgggtggtctgagcTAAGTGAAATTTATGAGTTACTCCCCAAACCTGTTCAAGCATCCTTGAGAAGATATCCTTGGCAGCGTTTATATTTCATGAAAAGTAAAAACCACAGGACTCAAATTGTGCGAGTTATTTGTGAACGTTGGTGGAACACTACAAATAActtctttttcaaggattttgaatgtGGTAAGTTCTATTTCTTACATTcaatagtttaatttttagttcagaaacaaattttaatttgatacaaattttagttccacatacaaactttaattttatgaccatgttgtttttagggttcacaccgttagatttgtatatgttgtCTGGAATAAAAAGTAAGGGTGAAATAGTACAATTTAACCAATTAATGTGGATATCAGAAGGAAGATGGAAACAATTACTCCCCTTGTACTCAAATGATACTGGAGAAAAGCCAGAATCCAGAGACTGACA
Proteins encoded in this window:
- the LOC113326575 gene encoding dehydrodolichyl diphosphate synthase 2-like; this translates as MEKVVCVEEQLYKEMEKLQATDAKVWTEEELPAGLIRERIPKHVAVMLDGNRRWAKQKGLEPMLGHHGSSHSLKLVAELCCKWGIKVLTVFAFSTGNWVRPKVEVDFLMKAFEISCERDLEVYIRNKVRVSFIGDRLKLPIALQKVFEETTEATKNYTRLHVIVGVNYGGREDIIQACQSMCLKAKDNLIQPEDVDENLLNQELETKCTEFPYPDLLIRTSGERRISNFLMWQLAYTELYFEECLWPDFGEKEFVKALKSFQERRRRYGGDDEDNLGEEVYTQSQPIIEEYGKHFIHSSK
- the LOC113326111 gene encoding F-box protein At5g07610-like, producing the protein MENSSSIKRINRKHLTDDIWYEIFLRLTLDSIFKFRCVSKLWFSILSNPSFLNKWYKLNIASLPWGFVHEVPLPEDSYNRKLRCEFPDLHSRYVSHHGFSFRFLHEVVDNNMCILSSSNGLVLCSLVRQESYYACNPLTQKCVLLPPPPRNNIYQFLAASMYNDPTHTRVVTGFMCNSECFLEPTSYKGVRIPKFEAPTKEFKVEMFSSDVGEWNVYHVSRPLTATWKLGNSDNFVTYNGVFYWFQKRNYKILAVSVNRNNTNHECRLINMPELEMNGDEINWLSESLGESEGLICLARFKKLEERLSVWVLDGNHWYMLHDDIILHDQLAELESQLIDGSGWKDFINDIEVVGFSPVDKNVVILSCRKYVWAYNTKTRVFEQLCHHSFPRSLRHFDHHVRALAFYF